The following are encoded together in the Osmia lignaria lignaria isolate PbOS001 chromosome 13, iyOsmLign1, whole genome shotgun sequence genome:
- the mlt gene encoding tubulin folding cofactor E like protein mlt isoform X1 yields MPSLLEALELKYGSSTTDCSLTDEETESSSPKAALSVSIFIPKKSPRHTVPALLVLQDCDIESAGNDAEKLRNKCKNVEELDLAQNKLSQWTEVFGILQHMPKIKFVNLSFNCLAEVLEIKHGSYDLLKNLVLNGTRVSWSTVQGLVRLLRNLEELHLSLNEYKTVDLDYQKSENGNDSLKKLHFTGNPVEVWNEISKLGYIFPNLESLVLAECPIRSLALVDNRNSNEETCSKKETENLSQDNENMNNVDVEENTVDEKGNRIFSEVKVNYDRSESESESSGTTIKSSHDPFRKLRFLNVNGTLLSTWDDVERLARFPALKSLRIQGCPLFESPREYTEHERRELLIARLPNVETLNGGGVISSQEREDAERAFIRYYMDKPEADRPERYSELVAIHGKLDPLVHVDLTPEKRVKVTFTYGDLVEVRSVDVYRTVFELKTKLETMVKIPANRMRLFYVDQVMKAQYGPEEMLYPNKQLYRYNIRNGDEIIIDSKLNRFVSTSSTTSSIRS; encoded by the exons ATGCCGTCGTTGTTGGAAGCGCTGGAGCTTAAGTACGGTAGTTCAACGACCGACTGCTCCCTGACGGACGAGGAGACAGAGTCGAGCTCGCCGAAGGCCGCCCTCTCGGTCAGCATCTTCATACCTAAGAAGTCACCCCGTCACACGGTGCCGGCGTTACTGGTGTTACAAGACTGCGACATCGAGTCGGCCGGGAACGACGCGGAGAAGCTTCGCAATAAATGCAAAAACGTTGAGGAGCTCGATCTAGCGCAAAACAAGCTGTCCCAATGGACGGAGGTGTTCGGTATTCTACAACACATGCCGAAGATCAAGTTTGTCAACTTGAGTTTCAATTGTCTGGCGGAAGTTCTTGAGATCAAGCACGGTAGTTATGATCTGTTGAAGAATCTAGTTTTGAACGGTACCAGGGTCTCCTGGTCGACGGTCCAAGGACTCGTTCGGCTCCTTCGTAATCTCGAGGAGCTTCACCTCTCCCTCAACGAATACAAGACGGTCGACCTGGACTATCAGAAGTCAGAGAACGGTAACGATTCGCTAAAAAAGCTCCACTTCACTGGAAATCCCGTTGAAGTATGGAACGAGATCTCCAAGCTGGGATACATCTTCCCGAACCTGGAGAGTCTGGTGCTCGCGGAGTGTCCGATAAGGTCGTTGGCCCTTGTGGATAATAGGAACTCGAACGAGGAGACGTGTTCGAAGAAAGAGACCGAGAACCTTAGCCAGGACAACGAAAACATGAACAACGTGGACGTGGAAGAGAATACCGTAGACGAGAAAGGTAACAGGATATTCAGCGAGGTGAAGGTCAACTACGATAGGTCCGAGTCAGAATCAGAGTCCAGTGGCACCACCATTAAGTCCTCCCACGATCCTTTTAGGAAACTTAGGTTCCTAAATGTGAATGGTACCCTTTTGTCCACTTGGGACGATGTGGAGAGATTGGCCAGATTCCCGGCGCTGAAGTCGTTGAGGATTCAGGGCTGTCCTCTTTTCGAG AGTCCTCGAGAGTACACGGAACACGAAAGGAGAGAACTGTTAATCGCCAGACTTCCAAACGTGGAAACGTTAAATGGCGGTGGCGTGATATCGTCACAAGAGCGCGAGGACGCTGAAAGAGCCTTCATTCGATACTACATGGACAAACCGGAAGCTGATAGACCCGAAAG GTATTCCGAGCTTGTGGCTATTCATGGAAAGCTGGATCCTCTGGTACACGTTGACCTAACGCCAGAGAAAAGGGTCAAGGTCACGTTCACTTACGGAGACCTGGTCGAG GTACGATCTGTAGATGTATACAGAACTGTTTTCGAGTTGAAAACTAAACTGGAGACAATGGTTAAAATCCCCGCTAATAGGATGAGACTATTCTACGTGGATCAG GTGATGAAGGCACAGTATGGACCAGAAGAAATGCTGTATCCGAACAAACAATTGTATCGGTACAATATTCGAAACGGCGACGAAATTATAATTGACAGCAAACTAAATCGCTTCGTCTCGACGTCTTCGACTACGTCTTCCATTCGTTCCTGA
- the mlt gene encoding tubulin folding cofactor E like protein mlt isoform X2, producing the protein MPSLLEALELKYGSSTTDCSLTDEETESSSPKAALSVSIFIPKKSPRHTVPALLVLQDCDIESAGNDAEKLRNKCKNVEELDLAQNKLSQWTEVFGILQHMPKIKFVNLSFNCLAEVLEIKHGSYDLLKNLVLNGTRVSWSTVQGLVRLLRNLEELHLSLNEYKTVDLDYQKSENGNDSLKKLHFTGNPVEVWNEISKLGYIFPNLESLVLAECPIRSLALVDNRNSNEETCSKKETENLSQDNENMNNVDVEENTVDEKGNRIFSEVKVNYDRSESESESSGTTIKSSHDPFRKLRFLNVNGTLLSTWDDVERLARFPALKSLRIQGCPLFESPREYTEHERRELLIARLPNVETLNGGGVISSQEREDAERAFIRYYMDKPEADRPERYSELVAIHGKLDPLVHVDLTPEKRVKVTFTYGDLVENVWFLEKPHKKHGITI; encoded by the exons ATGCCGTCGTTGTTGGAAGCGCTGGAGCTTAAGTACGGTAGTTCAACGACCGACTGCTCCCTGACGGACGAGGAGACAGAGTCGAGCTCGCCGAAGGCCGCCCTCTCGGTCAGCATCTTCATACCTAAGAAGTCACCCCGTCACACGGTGCCGGCGTTACTGGTGTTACAAGACTGCGACATCGAGTCGGCCGGGAACGACGCGGAGAAGCTTCGCAATAAATGCAAAAACGTTGAGGAGCTCGATCTAGCGCAAAACAAGCTGTCCCAATGGACGGAGGTGTTCGGTATTCTACAACACATGCCGAAGATCAAGTTTGTCAACTTGAGTTTCAATTGTCTGGCGGAAGTTCTTGAGATCAAGCACGGTAGTTATGATCTGTTGAAGAATCTAGTTTTGAACGGTACCAGGGTCTCCTGGTCGACGGTCCAAGGACTCGTTCGGCTCCTTCGTAATCTCGAGGAGCTTCACCTCTCCCTCAACGAATACAAGACGGTCGACCTGGACTATCAGAAGTCAGAGAACGGTAACGATTCGCTAAAAAAGCTCCACTTCACTGGAAATCCCGTTGAAGTATGGAACGAGATCTCCAAGCTGGGATACATCTTCCCGAACCTGGAGAGTCTGGTGCTCGCGGAGTGTCCGATAAGGTCGTTGGCCCTTGTGGATAATAGGAACTCGAACGAGGAGACGTGTTCGAAGAAAGAGACCGAGAACCTTAGCCAGGACAACGAAAACATGAACAACGTGGACGTGGAAGAGAATACCGTAGACGAGAAAGGTAACAGGATATTCAGCGAGGTGAAGGTCAACTACGATAGGTCCGAGTCAGAATCAGAGTCCAGTGGCACCACCATTAAGTCCTCCCACGATCCTTTTAGGAAACTTAGGTTCCTAAATGTGAATGGTACCCTTTTGTCCACTTGGGACGATGTGGAGAGATTGGCCAGATTCCCGGCGCTGAAGTCGTTGAGGATTCAGGGCTGTCCTCTTTTCGAG AGTCCTCGAGAGTACACGGAACACGAAAGGAGAGAACTGTTAATCGCCAGACTTCCAAACGTGGAAACGTTAAATGGCGGTGGCGTGATATCGTCACAAGAGCGCGAGGACGCTGAAAGAGCCTTCATTCGATACTACATGGACAAACCGGAAGCTGATAGACCCGAAAG GTATTCCGAGCTTGTGGCTATTCATGGAAAGCTGGATCCTCTGGTACACGTTGACCTAACGCCAGAGAAAAGGGTCAAGGTCACGTTCACTTACGGAGACCTGGTCGAG AACGTTTGGTTCCTCGAGAAGCCCCATAAAAAACACGGAATCACCATCTAG